A part of Geothermobacter hydrogeniphilus genomic DNA contains:
- the phnD gene encoding phosphate/phosphite/phosphonate ABC transporter substrate-binding protein translates to MDNKPQVYFGVIPRYNPMVMYRNYQPIMDYLSEQTPYHFELKLARDYEEAVQLLKSGTVQLASLGDVTFFEANQGFGALPIVRPLNKLGRAEYRSIIITRKDSGVNSLTDLKGRSFAFGNLHSTSGNLIPRLFLYRHGVTLFDFGRFENLETHTAVAKAVLKGKVAAGAVKDVVAYRYQPHGLKLIAESEPIPSVPIVARPDAEPALIAAVRKVLLAIDPGDPKMIKRMHDWDPEFRNGFVAASAEDYAPIFKMMEDVPGGCGRRCH, encoded by the coding sequence ATGGATAATAAGCCGCAGGTGTATTTCGGGGTGATTCCGCGTTACAACCCGATGGTCATGTATCGGAACTATCAGCCGATCATGGACTACCTCAGTGAACAGACTCCCTATCATTTCGAATTGAAACTGGCCCGCGACTACGAAGAAGCGGTCCAACTGTTGAAAAGCGGGACGGTCCAACTCGCCTCGCTCGGCGATGTGACCTTCTTCGAGGCCAACCAGGGGTTCGGCGCACTCCCGATTGTTCGGCCCCTGAACAAGCTCGGGCGGGCTGAGTACCGCAGCATCATCATCACCCGCAAAGATTCCGGGGTGAACTCGCTGACCGACCTGAAAGGCAGGAGTTTCGCATTCGGCAATCTCCATTCGACTTCTGGGAATCTCATCCCCCGGTTGTTTCTCTACCGCCACGGCGTCACCTTGTTTGACTTCGGCCGCTTTGAAAACCTTGAAACCCATACTGCGGTCGCCAAGGCGGTACTTAAGGGGAAGGTCGCTGCCGGCGCGGTCAAGGATGTGGTCGCCTATCGTTACCAGCCTCATGGTTTGAAACTGATCGCCGAATCGGAGCCGATTCCGTCGGTGCCGATTGTCGCCCGACCGGATGCTGAACCGGCTCTGATTGCGGCTGTACGCAAGGTCCTGCTGGCGATCGACCCCGGTGATCCGAAGATGATCAAGAGGATGCATGATTGGGACCCCGAGTTCCGCAATGGCTTCGTTGCTGCCAGCGCCGAGGATTACGCGCCGATATTCAAGATGATGGAAGATGTCCCGGGAGGTTGCGGTCGGCGATGCCATTGA
- a CDS encoding rhodanese-like domain-containing protein produces MRRILLVLALLLIPAGGFAAPKVPQEILKFLHSNPTTHKISAVSFLKRLGSEEKITLIDVRTPQEFAVMHINGAINIPYDQLAEHLDQIPHDGLVVAYCHSGRRAEGATTVLHILGYDNVVNLGGGLKALTPAITAKSAPALDFKKNQTPVDTSPADDTDDDEEDMGC; encoded by the coding sequence ATGAGAAGAATATTGCTCGTTCTCGCCCTGCTGCTCATCCCCGCAGGAGGATTTGCCGCCCCCAAGGTTCCGCAGGAGATCCTGAAGTTTCTCCACAGCAACCCGACAACCCATAAAATAAGTGCCGTAAGTTTCCTCAAACGTCTGGGATCGGAAGAGAAAATCACCCTGATTGATGTTCGTACACCGCAGGAGTTCGCCGTTATGCATATCAACGGCGCCATCAACATCCCCTACGACCAACTGGCCGAGCACCTTGACCAGATTCCCCATGACGGGCTTGTGGTCGCCTACTGCCACAGCGGTCGTCGCGCCGAAGGAGCGACGACGGTGCTGCATATCCTCGGCTACGACAATGTCGTCAACCTTGGCGGCGGCCTCAAGGCCCTGACCCCGGCCATCACCGCCAAATCGGCCCCGGCACTTGACTTCAAAAAAAACCAGACACCGGTCGACACCTCGCCCGCCGACGACACAGACGACGATGAAGAGGACATGGGCTGTTGA
- a CDS encoding 4Fe-4S dicluster domain-containing protein: MSEQSVLEQMRADIQRALAKPPEQRHWAMIIDIRKCVGCHACTVACKSENKTPEGVAYRFVKDAEDGEYPNVQHFFMPNQCMQCANAPCVKACKDGSVTQGKDGVVRIDYARNTGDPKVAAACPYGVMSVDKGDYYTDGTPKREAYEDAATFEYGDKSGRKGKIGKNRKCHYCLHRVEAGMLPACVSTCIGEANYFGDLNDPKSLVAKMAREKGIYIFQADLGTKPTTKYLGADAYSCAKCHE, translated from the coding sequence ATGAGTGAGCAGTCCGTATTGGAGCAGATGCGCGCCGATATCCAGCGTGCCCTGGCCAAACCGCCCGAGCAACGGCACTGGGCTATGATCATCGACATTCGCAAGTGTGTCGGCTGTCACGCCTGCACCGTCGCCTGCAAATCCGAAAACAAGACTCCCGAAGGGGTCGCCTACCGGTTTGTCAAGGATGCCGAGGACGGTGAGTACCCAAATGTCCAGCACTTCTTCATGCCCAACCAGTGCATGCAGTGCGCCAATGCTCCCTGCGTCAAGGCCTGTAAGGACGGCTCGGTGACCCAGGGCAAGGACGGCGTGGTGCGCATCGACTACGCCAGGAACACCGGCGATCCCAAGGTCGCCGCGGCCTGTCCCTACGGCGTGATGTCGGTTGACAAGGGCGACTACTATACTGACGGGACTCCTAAACGCGAGGCTTACGAGGATGCCGCGACCTTCGAGTATGGTGACAAGTCCGGGCGCAAGGGCAAGATCGGCAAGAATCGCAAGTGTCATTACTGCCTGCACCGGGTCGAGGCCGGGATGCTGCCGGCCTGCGTGTCGACCTGTATCGGGGAAGCCAATTATTTCGGCGACCTGAACGACCCGAAGTCGCTGGTGGCGAAGATGGCCAGGGAGAAGGGAATTTATATCTTCCAGGCCGATCTCGGCACCAAACCGACCACCAAGTACCTGGGCGCTGATGCTTACAGTTGCGCCAAATGCCACGAATAA
- a CDS encoding ATP-binding protein, whose product MPLNPFRFVSLRTRFMLIALLLTLVFSGVWGFWTWQREQALLWDRIEREGEMLVSSMSIPIINALLYEELGIIEEGGLLDNFVADIMANPRLHPLYALVTDQHGKVLAHNVLSEYGKIYQDEITLTVLAADGLVIRQGKNSKGPLLDFGMPLAISGKRWGCLRLGVSLQPLQQELRLLQGRIFSFTLLFAFGAMAAFTLIGNRLSRPLIALAGDMEKVPDLTHEFTPQAGRRDEIGQLQQSFARLLGRLNQAEEERNRTLERLLDNERLATVGKLVSGVAHEINNPLAGIEGALFRIRRRSSDETLPYIELVQKEVDRIGGIVRQLLDLARAGRLEREEVDSEAFFGEIDGFVRMVLRPLGIDYQSRNLCRRQSLWIDRDKLYQVVLNLSLNAADAVQEAAPTDGGRVEMLVYDADNDYCIQIKDNGPGLPPGAKQKIFELFYTTKEPGKGTGIGLAICRSIVERHHGSLELLDNEISGATFLVRIPLIEELPDGAPIPEES is encoded by the coding sequence ATGCCATTGAATCCGTTTCGATTTGTCAGCCTGCGTACCCGCTTCATGCTGATCGCCCTGTTGTTGACCCTGGTTTTTTCCGGAGTCTGGGGGTTCTGGACCTGGCAGCGTGAGCAGGCCCTGCTCTGGGATCGAATTGAACGTGAGGGGGAAATGCTGGTTTCCTCGATGTCGATCCCGATCATCAATGCCCTGCTCTACGAGGAACTGGGGATTATTGAAGAGGGCGGGTTGCTCGATAACTTTGTGGCCGACATCATGGCCAACCCGCGACTCCATCCTCTTTACGCTCTGGTGACGGATCAGCACGGCAAGGTTCTGGCGCATAATGTTCTTTCCGAGTACGGCAAGATCTACCAGGATGAGATCACCCTTACGGTTCTGGCCGCGGACGGTCTGGTTATTCGGCAGGGTAAAAACAGCAAGGGGCCGCTGCTCGATTTTGGCATGCCGCTGGCGATTTCCGGCAAGCGTTGGGGGTGCCTGCGGCTCGGAGTTTCCCTGCAGCCGTTGCAACAGGAACTGCGCCTGCTGCAGGGACGGATTTTCAGTTTCACCCTGCTGTTCGCATTCGGCGCTATGGCAGCCTTTACCCTGATCGGCAACCGTCTCAGCCGGCCGCTGATTGCCCTGGCCGGAGACATGGAAAAGGTCCCCGACCTGACCCATGAGTTTACGCCCCAGGCCGGGCGTCGTGACGAAATCGGCCAGTTGCAGCAGAGCTTCGCCCGCCTGCTTGGGCGGCTCAATCAGGCTGAGGAGGAGCGTAACCGGACCCTGGAGCGGCTGCTCGACAATGAGCGGCTGGCGACGGTCGGCAAGCTGGTTTCCGGGGTGGCGCACGAGATCAACAATCCCCTGGCCGGTATCGAGGGGGCGCTGTTCCGCATCCGCCGGCGCAGCAGTGACGAGACCCTGCCCTACATCGAGCTGGTGCAGAAAGAAGTCGATCGCATCGGCGGGATTGTTCGCCAGTTGCTGGACCTGGCCAGGGCCGGGCGGCTGGAACGCGAGGAAGTTGACAGCGAGGCTTTCTTCGGCGAAATCGATGGCTTTGTCCGCATGGTGCTGCGGCCCCTGGGGATTGACTACCAGAGCCGTAATCTCTGTCGGCGGCAATCCCTCTGGATTGATCGCGACAAACTCTACCAGGTGGTACTCAACCTGTCTCTCAACGCCGCGGATGCAGTGCAGGAGGCCGCCCCGACGGACGGCGGACGGGTTGAAATGCTGGTCTACGACGCCGACAATGACTACTGCATCCAGATCAAGGATAACGGTCCCGGATTGCCGCCGGGCGCGAAGCAGAAAATTTTCGAACTCTTTTACACCACCAAGGAACCCGGCAAGGGCACCGGCATCGGGCTGGCGATCTGCCGCAGTATCGTTGAACGGCACCACGGCAGTCTGGAACTGCTGGACAACGAGATCTCCGGCGCCACTTTCCTGGTCAGAATCCCGTTGATTGAAGAACTGCCCGATGGTGCCCCGATCCCGGAAGAGAGCTGA
- a CDS encoding sigma-54-dependent transcriptional regulator, whose translation MNRNLLLVEDDPTHRLLLAENLSDAEYRVTAAETGQQALDLLCRQVFPVALIDIRLPDLSGLELLRELRQRQPDCCVLLMTGQATVEDAVAAMREGAHDYLAKPFRTELLLMKMERAFHLQQLKAENLALREEGPVQLASASPLFQKLLGACRAAAPTDATVLLLGESGVGKERLAEYLHRHSQRSGKPLVRVNCAAIPETLLEGELFGYEKGAFTGAQKAHIGLLEQAEGGTLFLDEIGEIPLAMQVKLLRVLQEKQLRRLGSEKEIDVDFRLIAATHQNLEQLLAEGRMREDFYYRLNVVPLKVPSLRERPEDLVPLIGQIVGQIAGQYRQPPISFDPAALQLLERYRFPGNVRELRNLLERLQVLCPGETIRPAQLPAEICGSDRGAGSELVQGFRTDQTLRQAIQQFEERFIRRVLEEEGGNRTAAARRLGISRKNLWEKLREWTGVTNR comes from the coding sequence GTGAACAGGAACCTGCTGCTGGTCGAAGATGATCCAACCCACCGCCTGCTGCTGGCGGAGAATCTGAGCGACGCCGAATACCGGGTGACGGCCGCCGAGACCGGTCAACAGGCTCTTGATCTGCTCTGCCGGCAGGTTTTCCCGGTGGCCCTGATCGACATCCGCCTGCCCGACTTGTCGGGGCTGGAGCTGCTGCGCGAATTGCGGCAGCGGCAGCCCGACTGTTGCGTGCTGCTGATGACCGGGCAGGCCACAGTGGAGGATGCGGTCGCCGCCATGCGCGAGGGCGCCCACGATTACCTGGCCAAGCCGTTTCGTACCGAACTGCTGCTGATGAAGATGGAGCGGGCATTCCACCTGCAGCAGTTGAAGGCCGAGAACCTCGCCCTGCGGGAAGAGGGACCGGTCCAGTTGGCCAGCGCTTCTCCGCTGTTCCAGAAACTGCTCGGCGCCTGCCGGGCTGCGGCGCCGACCGATGCCACGGTGCTGCTGCTTGGGGAGAGCGGGGTCGGCAAGGAACGCCTGGCGGAATATCTGCACCGCCACAGCCAACGTTCCGGAAAGCCCCTGGTGCGGGTCAATTGCGCGGCGATTCCGGAGACTCTGCTTGAAGGTGAATTGTTCGGCTATGAAAAAGGCGCATTCACCGGTGCCCAGAAGGCCCATATCGGGCTGCTTGAGCAGGCAGAGGGAGGAACCCTGTTTCTTGATGAGATCGGCGAAATCCCTCTGGCGATGCAGGTCAAGCTGTTGCGGGTGCTGCAGGAAAAACAGCTGCGTCGTCTCGGCAGCGAAAAGGAGATTGATGTCGATTTCCGTCTTATCGCCGCCACACACCAGAACCTGGAACAGCTTCTTGCCGAGGGGCGGATGCGCGAGGATTTCTACTACCGGCTCAATGTCGTGCCGCTCAAAGTGCCGTCTCTGCGTGAGCGTCCCGAAGACCTGGTACCGTTGATCGGGCAGATTGTCGGCCAGATTGCCGGCCAGTATCGGCAGCCGCCGATCAGTTTTGACCCGGCCGCCCTGCAATTGCTGGAGCGCTACCGTTTTCCCGGCAATGTCCGGGAATTGCGCAATCTTCTCGAACGGTTGCAGGTCCTCTGTCCAGGCGAGACGATCCGTCCGGCGCAACTTCCGGCCGAAATCTGCGGATCCGACCGCGGCGCCGGCAGTGAGCTGGTGCAGGGATTCCGCACCGACCAGACGCTGAGGCAGGCGATCCAGCAGTTCGAGGAGCGCTTTATCCGGCGGGTGCTGGAGGAAGAGGGGGGAAATCGTACTGCCGCCGCCCGGCGGCTCGGGATCTCGCGGAAAAATCTCTGGGAAAAACTACGAGAATGGACAGGCGTTACCAACCGGTAA